In Micromonospora sp. LH3U1, one genomic interval encodes:
- a CDS encoding error-prone DNA polymerase — MSFHNPKMPWSELERVLSGRPGDDWGSRDDRGSRGERHLHVVDPLAVDADGGDSPAWTRRREQYQPPELTRPDGVVPYAELHAHTNFSFLDGASHPEELAEEAARLGLTALAVTDHDGFYGVVRFAEAARTLGLPTIFGAELSLGLPGPQNGEPDPHGAHLLVLAHGHEGYARLATTIARAQLRGGEKGRPVYGELEEVAEELRDHVLVLTGCRKGHVPGALLTEGVDAAARELDRLTALFGAETVAVELTDHGHPVDADRNDALAELAAAAGLPTVASNNVHYASPGRRRLATTVAAVRARRSLDEIDGWLPAAATAHLRSGVEMAARFAAYPGAVARAAEFGAELAFDLQLVAPQLPAYPVPPGHTEMSWLRKLTADGARERYGPPQAHPTAYAQLDHELNMIEELGFPGYFLVVYDIVTFCRDQDIYCQGRGSAANSAVCYALRITNVDAVRHRLLFERFLAPERDGPPDIDVDIESDRREEVIQHVYTRYGREHAAQVANVISYRPRSAVRDVAKAFGYSPGQQDAWSKQIDRWGSVATVDVENIPEQVVEYANELQTFPRHLGIHSGGMVICDRPVIEVCPVEWGRMPGRSVLQWDKDDCAAVGLVKFDLLGLGMLSALHYGYDMIGSRLDLGDMTLDDPEVYDMLCRADSVGVFQVESRAQMATLPRLKPREFYDLVVEVALIRPGPIQGGSVHPFIRRKNGQEPVTFAHPLMRNALEKTLGVPLFQEQLMQLAIDLAGFDAAEADQLRRAMGAKRSVERMTRIADRLYVGMAERGITGELADDVYRKLTAFASYGFPESHAMSFAYLVYASSWLKRYHPAPFLAALLNAQPMGFYSPQTLVDDARRHGVEVRRPDINASGAKAVLESTPDTRWGSGPGEPPHAWGLGGPVVRLGLSGVRTLGPDVAERIEAERAAGGPYRDMPDLARRVGLTAAQLEALATADAFACFGLTRRQALWAAGAAAQDRPGRLPGTVTGAAAPTLPGMEAVDRLVADVWATGLSPESHPARFIRGQLDVLDAVPIARLGRVEPGQRIRVGGIVTHRQRPATAGGVTFLNLEDETGMLNVTCSPGLWQRYRRVARTSAALVVRGRLQRHEGVTNLVADRLDAIEPPVSPASRDFR, encoded by the coding sequence GTGAGCTTCCACAACCCGAAGATGCCCTGGTCGGAGCTGGAACGGGTGCTCTCCGGACGGCCTGGCGACGACTGGGGGAGCCGCGACGATCGGGGGAGCCGGGGCGAGCGGCACCTGCACGTGGTGGACCCACTCGCCGTGGACGCCGACGGTGGGGACTCGCCGGCCTGGACCCGTCGGCGCGAGCAGTACCAGCCGCCGGAGCTGACCCGTCCCGACGGTGTGGTGCCCTACGCGGAGCTGCACGCGCACACCAACTTCAGCTTCCTCGACGGTGCCAGCCACCCCGAGGAGTTGGCCGAGGAGGCGGCCCGGCTGGGGCTCACCGCGCTCGCCGTCACCGACCACGACGGCTTCTACGGGGTGGTCCGCTTCGCCGAGGCGGCTCGTACGCTGGGCCTGCCGACCATCTTCGGCGCGGAGCTCTCCCTCGGGCTGCCCGGCCCGCAGAACGGCGAACCCGACCCGCACGGCGCGCACCTGCTGGTGCTCGCGCACGGCCATGAGGGGTACGCCCGGCTGGCCACCACCATCGCTCGCGCCCAGCTGCGCGGTGGGGAGAAGGGCCGCCCGGTCTACGGGGAGCTGGAAGAGGTCGCCGAGGAGCTCCGCGACCATGTGCTGGTGCTGACCGGCTGCCGCAAGGGGCACGTGCCGGGGGCGCTGCTCACCGAGGGGGTGGACGCGGCGGCCCGCGAGTTGGACCGGCTGACCGCGCTCTTCGGTGCGGAGACGGTGGCGGTGGAGCTGACCGACCATGGTCACCCGGTCGACGCCGACCGCAACGACGCGCTCGCCGAGTTGGCCGCCGCTGCCGGGCTGCCGACGGTGGCCAGCAACAACGTGCACTACGCCAGCCCTGGCCGGCGTCGGCTGGCCACCACTGTCGCCGCCGTCCGGGCCCGACGCAGCCTGGACGAGATCGACGGCTGGCTGCCCGCGGCGGCCACCGCCCACCTGCGCAGCGGCGTGGAGATGGCGGCCCGGTTCGCCGCGTACCCGGGGGCGGTGGCGCGGGCCGCGGAGTTCGGCGCCGAGTTGGCCTTCGACCTCCAACTGGTCGCGCCGCAGCTACCGGCGTACCCGGTGCCGCCGGGGCACACGGAGATGAGCTGGCTGCGGAAGCTGACCGCCGACGGGGCGCGGGAGCGCTACGGGCCGCCGCAGGCGCACCCGACGGCGTACGCGCAACTCGACCACGAGCTGAACATGATCGAGGAGCTGGGTTTCCCCGGCTACTTCCTGGTGGTCTACGACATCGTCACGTTCTGCCGTGACCAGGACATCTACTGCCAGGGTCGGGGTTCGGCGGCCAACTCGGCGGTCTGCTACGCGTTGCGGATCACCAATGTGGACGCGGTCCGGCACCGGCTGCTCTTCGAGCGGTTCCTCGCACCGGAGCGGGACGGCCCACCGGACATCGACGTGGACATCGAGTCCGACCGTCGGGAGGAGGTGATCCAGCACGTCTACACCCGCTACGGCCGGGAGCACGCCGCCCAGGTCGCCAACGTCATCTCCTACCGGCCCCGGTCGGCGGTGCGGGACGTGGCCAAGGCGTTCGGCTACTCGCCGGGGCAGCAGGACGCCTGGAGCAAGCAGATCGACCGGTGGGGCTCGGTCGCCACGGTCGACGTCGAGAACATCCCCGAGCAGGTGGTGGAGTACGCCAACGAGTTGCAGACGTTCCCACGGCACCTGGGTATCCACTCCGGCGGCATGGTGATCTGCGACCGGCCGGTGATCGAGGTCTGCCCGGTGGAGTGGGGGCGGATGCCCGGGCGCAGCGTGCTCCAGTGGGACAAGGACGACTGCGCCGCGGTGGGCCTGGTCAAGTTCGACCTGCTCGGCCTCGGCATGCTCTCCGCCCTGCACTACGGCTACGACATGATCGGGTCCAGGCTCGACCTGGGTGACATGACCCTGGACGACCCGGAGGTCTACGACATGCTCTGCCGGGCCGACTCGGTCGGGGTGTTCCAGGTGGAGAGCCGTGCCCAGATGGCCACCCTGCCCCGGCTCAAGCCCCGCGAGTTCTACGACCTGGTGGTCGAGGTGGCGTTGATCCGGCCCGGCCCGATCCAGGGCGGTTCGGTGCACCCGTTCATCCGGCGCAAGAACGGCCAGGAGCCGGTGACCTTCGCGCACCCGCTGATGCGCAACGCCCTGGAGAAGACCCTGGGTGTGCCGCTGTTCCAGGAGCAGTTGATGCAGCTCGCCATCGACCTGGCCGGCTTCGACGCCGCCGAGGCCGACCAGCTGCGCCGGGCGATGGGCGCCAAACGGTCGGTCGAGCGGATGACCCGCATCGCCGACCGGCTCTACGTCGGGATGGCCGAGCGGGGCATCACCGGCGAGCTGGCCGACGACGTCTACCGCAAGCTCACCGCGTTCGCCAGCTACGGCTTCCCGGAGAGCCACGCGATGAGCTTCGCCTACCTGGTCTACGCCAGTTCCTGGCTCAAGCGCTACCACCCGGCGCCGTTCCTGGCCGCGTTGCTCAACGCCCAGCCGATGGGCTTCTACTCACCGCAGACCCTGGTCGACGACGCCCGCCGGCACGGGGTGGAGGTGCGCCGGCCGGACATCAACGCCAGCGGGGCCAAGGCGGTGTTGGAGTCCACCCCGGACACCCGGTGGGGCAGCGGGCCGGGGGAGCCGCCGCACGCCTGGGGGCTGGGCGGGCCGGTCGTCCGACTCGGGCTGTCCGGCGTGCGTACCCTCGGCCCTGACGTGGCCGAGCGGATCGAGGCCGAACGCGCCGCCGGTGGGCCGTACCGGGACATGCCTGATCTGGCCCGGCGGGTCGGTCTCACCGCCGCGCAACTGGAGGCACTGGCCACCGCGGACGCCTTCGCCTGTTTCGGGCTGACCCGGCGGCAGGCGCTCTGGGCCGCCGGTGCGGCCGCCCAGGACCGGCCGGGCCGGCTGCCCGGCACGGTGACCGGCGCGGCGGCGCCCACGCTGCCCGGAATGGAGGCGGTGGACCGTTTGGTCGCCGACGTGTGGGCCACCGGGCTGTCGCCGGAGAGCCACCCAGCCCGGTTCATCCGGGGTCAGCTCGACGTGCTCGACGCGGTGCCGATCGCCCGGCTCGGCCGGGTGGAGCCCGGGCAACGGATCCGGGTCGGCGGCATCGTCACCCACCGGCAGCGCCCGGCGACCGCGGGTGGGGTCACCTTCCTCAACCTGGAGGACGAGACGGGGATGCTCAACGTCACCTGTTCGCCGGGGCTGTGGCAGCGCTACCGGCGGGTCGCCCGGACCAGCGCCGCACTGGTGGTCCGGGGGCGGCTGCAGCGGCACGAGGGAGTGACCAACCTCGTCGCCGATCGGCTGGACGCCATCGAGCCACCGGTCAGTCCCGCCTCCCGTGACTTCCGCTGA
- a CDS encoding methyltransferase domain-containing protein, with amino-acid sequence MEQTRGRFAGPPLTPRTAVIWSVLRAELDRRGGDELTVLDVGGGTGGFAVPLARAGHRVTVVDASPDALAALTRRAAEAGVADRIAAVQGDGDALAGLVEPAGVDLVLCHAVLEVVDDPTPVVAALATALRPGGAVSVLVAGRAAAVLGRAMNGHLDVAAALAADPDGTAGPRDTLRRRYDAPGAAALLGAAGLVVEEIHGVRVLADLLPAAVADGQSAALVELERALAAQPPYRDLAAQLHLFARRPA; translated from the coding sequence GTGGAGCAGACCCGAGGCCGGTTCGCCGGGCCCCCGCTGACACCCCGCACCGCCGTGATCTGGTCGGTGCTCCGCGCCGAGTTGGACCGGCGCGGCGGCGACGAGCTGACCGTGCTGGACGTGGGCGGCGGCACCGGCGGTTTCGCCGTCCCGCTGGCCCGCGCCGGGCATCGGGTCACCGTGGTCGACGCCAGCCCCGACGCGCTGGCCGCACTCACCCGCCGGGCCGCCGAGGCCGGGGTGGCCGACCGGATCGCCGCCGTCCAGGGCGACGGCGACGCCCTCGCGGGCCTGGTCGAGCCGGCCGGCGTCGACCTGGTGCTGTGCCACGCCGTGCTGGAAGTGGTCGACGACCCGACGCCGGTGGTGGCCGCGCTGGCCACCGCGCTGCGTCCCGGCGGCGCGGTCAGTGTGCTGGTGGCCGGCCGGGCCGCCGCCGTGCTGGGCCGCGCGATGAACGGGCACCTGGACGTCGCTGCCGCCCTCGCCGCCGATCCGGATGGCACCGCCGGGCCGCGGGACACTCTGCGCCGGCGTTACGACGCCCCCGGCGCCGCCGCGCTGCTCGGCGCCGCCGGGCTCGTGGTCGAGGAGATCCACGGGGTACGCGTGCTGGCCGACCTGCTGCCGGCCGCGGTCGCCGATGGGCAGTCCGCCGCCCTGGTCGAGTTGGAACGTGCGCTGGCCGCCCAACCGCCGTACCGGGACCTGGCCGCCCAACTGCACCTGTTCGCCCGCCGGCCGGCATGA
- a CDS encoding DUF3040 domain-containing protein, whose translation MPLSEHEQRLFEQIERSLAEDPKFASAVRASDPRFHARRRLLVAAGVIIAGLALLVYGAVIKTPPLAVAGFVVMLASAAFAVQSHRRAQSPDLHVVGGTTSRRRPRGGRSGRRSSILDRMEDRWRQRPEGHR comes from the coding sequence GTGCCGCTCTCGGAGCACGAGCAGCGGCTGTTCGAGCAGATCGAGCGGTCGCTTGCCGAGGACCCCAAATTCGCCTCGGCCGTGCGCGCCAGCGATCCGCGCTTCCATGCGCGGCGTCGCCTGCTCGTCGCCGCCGGCGTCATAATCGCTGGCTTGGCTCTACTGGTCTATGGCGCGGTGATCAAGACTCCACCGCTGGCGGTGGCGGGCTTCGTCGTCATGCTGGCGTCGGCCGCGTTCGCGGTGCAGTCGCACCGGCGGGCGCAGTCACCCGACCTGCACGTGGTGGGCGGCACGACGAGTCGTCGCCGTCCCCGCGGTGGCCGGTCCGGTCGCCGGTCGTCAATCCTGGACCGCATGGAGGACAGGTGGCGGCAGCGCCCGGAGGGGCACCGCTGA
- a CDS encoding alkaline phosphatase family protein, which produces MEVLGPDHGGGRLADVLPSALAVLGVPGSADPLGLVPALAGVRRIAVLLVDGLGWYQLPTAAPYAPTLAGLAATVARPLIAGFPSTTPTSLVSLGTGVAPGAHGVLGFTVRVPGTDRVLTHTDWAADPSPLRWQPVRTQLERARAAGVTVTVVSRPEFGGSGLTLAANRGGDFRGAAGGDAVATAMLAALAAGSGPTLVSGYHADLDRHGHVSGVDSAPWRIAATEVDTLLARLVDGLPPDAALLVTADHGQLDIPAAHRFDLDTDPRLRAGVRLVAGEARVRYLHVEPGAVDDVLTAWSEVLGAAARVRTRDEVVATGWFGSVPEEHLGRIGDVVVTCNDTYAVMASRTERPMASRLVAYHGSDTAAELTVPLLVVRG; this is translated from the coding sequence CTGGAGGTCCTCGGGCCGGACCACGGCGGCGGCCGTCTCGCCGACGTGCTGCCCAGCGCGCTCGCCGTTCTGGGCGTACCCGGATCCGCCGACCCGCTCGGGCTCGTCCCCGCGTTGGCCGGGGTGCGCCGGATCGCCGTACTGCTGGTCGACGGGCTCGGTTGGTACCAGTTGCCGACCGCCGCGCCGTACGCGCCGACCCTCGCCGGGCTCGCAGCGACGGTGGCCCGGCCGCTCATCGCCGGTTTCCCGTCCACCACCCCGACCAGTCTGGTGTCGCTGGGCACCGGCGTCGCGCCGGGCGCGCACGGGGTGCTCGGCTTCACCGTGCGGGTGCCCGGCACCGACCGGGTGCTCACCCACACCGACTGGGCCGCCGACCCGTCGCCACTGCGCTGGCAGCCGGTGCGCACCCAGTTGGAGCGGGCCCGCGCCGCCGGCGTGACGGTGACCGTGGTGAGTCGGCCGGAGTTCGGCGGCAGTGGGCTGACCCTGGCCGCCAACCGGGGCGGCGACTTCCGGGGCGCCGCCGGCGGGGACGCGGTGGCCACCGCCATGCTGGCCGCGCTGGCCGCCGGCTCCGGGCCGACCCTGGTCTCCGGCTACCACGCCGACCTGGACCGGCACGGCCACGTCAGCGGCGTCGACTCGGCGCCCTGGCGGATCGCCGCCACCGAGGTGGACACGCTGCTCGCCCGGCTGGTCGACGGGCTGCCCCCGGACGCGGCACTGCTGGTGACCGCCGACCACGGCCAGCTCGACATTCCCGCCGCGCACCGCTTCGACCTGGACACCGATCCGCGACTGCGCGCCGGTGTGCGGCTGGTGGCCGGTGAGGCCCGGGTGCGCTACCTGCACGTCGAGCCGGGCGCGGTCGACGACGTGCTGACTGCCTGGTCGGAGGTGCTGGGTGCCGCGGCGCGGGTACGCACCCGCGACGAGGTGGTGGCCACCGGCTGGTTCGGGTCGGTGCCCGAGGAGCACCTGGGGCGGATCGGCGACGTGGTGGTGACCTGCAACGACACGTACGCGGTCATGGCCAGTCGCACCGAGCGGCCGATGGCGTCGCGACTGGTGGCGTACCACGGGTCGGACACCGCCGCCGAGCTGACCGTGCCGCTGCTGGTCGTGCGCGGCTGA
- a CDS encoding DNA polymerase IV has translation MGRSQSLPRGDDPRFGPDADDSGSPILHVDMDAFFAAVEVRRRPELRGRPVVVGGVGPRGVVSSASYEARRYGVRSAMPTSQARARCPHAVYLPPDFTAYTAASRAIMQIFQDVTPLVEPLSLDEAFLDVTGARRLFGSPATIARLIRRRVADEQALTCSVGVAPSKFVAKLGSTRAKPDGLLVVPPGQVLDFLHPLPVDALWGVGERAAEALRRLGLTTVGDLAEAPVGMLRRAVGAASATHLHELAWGRDPRRVSSEHVDKSIGAEVTFDVDVADPLEIRRTLLALSAKVGVRLRGSGQVGRTVALKVRLADFRTVSRSRTLDVPTDTAREMFDTVWALYTALDPGERIRLVGVRVEGLAPSQGAHRQLTLGAPERGWREAEAASDAAAARFGRSVIGPASLMGDRDPRRNENPPHP, from the coding sequence ATGGGCCGCAGTCAGTCGTTGCCCCGGGGCGACGATCCGCGCTTCGGGCCCGACGCCGACGACTCCGGCAGCCCGATCCTGCACGTCGACATGGACGCGTTCTTCGCCGCCGTCGAGGTGCGCCGCCGACCCGAGCTGCGCGGCCGGCCGGTGGTCGTCGGCGGCGTCGGGCCGCGCGGGGTGGTCAGCTCGGCCAGCTACGAGGCCCGCCGGTACGGCGTGCGCAGCGCGATGCCGACCAGTCAGGCCCGGGCCCGCTGCCCGCACGCGGTCTACCTGCCACCGGATTTCACCGCGTACACGGCCGCCTCCCGGGCGATCATGCAGATTTTCCAGGACGTCACCCCGCTGGTCGAGCCGCTCTCCCTCGACGAGGCGTTCCTCGACGTGACCGGTGCCCGCCGACTCTTCGGCTCCCCGGCCACCATCGCGCGGCTCATCCGCCGCCGGGTCGCCGACGAGCAGGCGCTGACCTGCTCGGTCGGGGTGGCGCCGAGCAAGTTCGTGGCCAAGCTGGGTTCCACCCGGGCCAAGCCGGACGGCCTGCTGGTCGTGCCCCCGGGGCAGGTGCTCGACTTCCTGCACCCGCTGCCGGTGGACGCGCTGTGGGGGGTGGGGGAGCGCGCCGCCGAAGCGCTGCGCCGGCTCGGCCTGACCACCGTCGGCGACCTCGCCGAGGCGCCGGTGGGCATGCTCCGCCGAGCGGTCGGTGCCGCCTCGGCGACGCACCTGCACGAGCTGGCCTGGGGACGGGACCCGCGCCGGGTCAGCTCCGAGCACGTCGACAAGTCGATCGGCGCCGAGGTGACCTTCGACGTCGACGTGGCCGACCCGCTGGAGATCCGCCGAACGCTGCTCGCGCTCAGCGCGAAGGTCGGCGTCCGGCTGCGAGGCTCCGGGCAGGTCGGTCGCACGGTCGCACTGAAGGTCCGGCTGGCCGACTTCCGCACCGTCAGCCGCTCCCGCACCCTCGACGTGCCCACCGATACCGCCCGCGAGATGTTCGACACGGTCTGGGCGCTTTACACCGCTTTGGACCCCGGCGAGCGGATCCGACTCGTCGGTGTCCGGGTGGAAGGGCTCGCCCCGTCGCAGGGCGCCCACCGCCAACTCACCCTCGGCGCGCCCGAGCGTGGCTGGCGCGAAGCGGAAGCTGCCTCGGACGCCGCTGCTGCCCGTTTCGGGCGGTCCGTCATAGGTCCGGCCAGTCTGATGGGCGACCGTGACCCCCGTAGAAATGAAAATCCACCCCACCCGTAG
- a CDS encoding YbaK/EbsC family protein: MQPHPNVRAVQDALTAAGTLDGAGEPSTVRLLPDAVHTAAVAAEALGVEVGQIANSLIFDADDTPLLVLTSGAHRVDTAGLAASTGVTRLRRATPEFVRAHTGQPIGGVAPLGHPHPLRTLVDTALAAYPEIWAAGGVPQAVFPTTYAELLRVTAGSPAEVA; the protein is encoded by the coding sequence ATGCAGCCACACCCGAACGTACGAGCGGTGCAGGACGCGCTCACCGCCGCCGGCACGCTCGACGGCGCCGGTGAGCCCAGCACGGTCCGCCTGCTGCCCGACGCGGTGCACACCGCTGCGGTGGCCGCCGAGGCGCTCGGCGTCGAGGTCGGCCAGATCGCCAACTCGCTGATCTTCGACGCGGACGACACGCCGCTGCTCGTGCTCACCTCCGGCGCACACCGGGTCGACACCGCCGGCCTGGCGGCGTCGACCGGGGTCACCCGGCTGCGCCGGGCCACCCCGGAGTTCGTCCGAGCGCACACCGGGCAGCCGATCGGCGGGGTCGCCCCGCTCGGGCACCCGCACCCGCTGCGCACCCTGGTGGACACGGCGCTGGCGGCGTACCCCGAGATCTGGGCCGCGGGTGGCGTACCGCAGGCGGTCTTCCCGACCACCTACGCCGAGCTGCTGCGGGTCACCGCCGGCAGCCCGGCCGAGGTGGCGTGA
- a CDS encoding GNAT family N-acetyltransferase codes for MRLVRWTPDDLVRRLDDVVAVYGEAMGYRTDLLEARRGYIATHVRRPGFRAVASLTSEGHLAGFGYGYLGASGQWWHDQVHRALDAPARTRWLTHCFEVVELHVRPPAQGHGLGTGQLRALLGMAEGDTTLLSTPEADEQTSRAWRLYRRFGFVDVLRSFHFPGDERPFGVLGRDLPLEPPAS; via the coding sequence ATGAGGTTGGTGCGCTGGACGCCGGACGATCTCGTCCGGCGGCTGGACGACGTGGTGGCCGTCTACGGCGAGGCGATGGGATACCGCACCGACCTGCTGGAGGCCCGTCGCGGCTACATCGCCACCCATGTCCGCCGGCCGGGTTTCCGGGCGGTCGCCAGCCTGACCAGTGAGGGTCACCTCGCCGGATTCGGCTACGGCTACCTGGGCGCCTCCGGCCAGTGGTGGCACGACCAGGTGCACCGAGCATTGGACGCTCCGGCCCGTACGCGCTGGCTCACCCACTGCTTCGAGGTGGTCGAGCTGCATGTCCGGCCACCGGCGCAGGGGCACGGCCTGGGCACCGGCCAGCTGCGCGCGCTGCTCGGCATGGCCGAGGGCGACACCACGCTGCTGTCCACCCCGGAGGCCGACGAGCAGACCTCCCGGGCCTGGCGGTTGTACCGGCGATTCGGCTTCGTCGACGTGCTGCGCAGCTTCCACTTCCCCGGCGACGAGCGTCCATTCGGCGTACTCGGTCGGGACCTGCCGCTCGAGCCACCCGCGTCATGA
- a CDS encoding SAV_6107 family HEPN domain-containing protein has translation MPTNPAQAPTVPAHVLPHRTPAQLLTLARRGLVEAGQTRPDGLRYAAAHLAALRAAAALLAARARPAPSRRNRITSVWVLLCAVAPELDEWSRFFAAGASKRAAAEAGIPRVVSAREADDLLRAAEQFVTVVETALGVAHQPALDGLAA, from the coding sequence ATGCCGACCAACCCGGCTCAGGCACCGACGGTGCCGGCGCACGTGCTGCCACATCGCACCCCCGCCCAGCTCCTCACGTTGGCCCGGCGCGGGCTGGTCGAGGCCGGCCAGACCCGACCTGACGGTCTGCGCTACGCGGCTGCCCACCTGGCGGCGCTGCGCGCGGCGGCCGCCCTGCTCGCCGCCCGCGCCCGGCCCGCGCCGAGTCGGCGCAACCGGATCACCAGCGTCTGGGTCCTCCTCTGCGCCGTCGCTCCGGAGCTCGACGAGTGGTCCCGGTTCTTCGCCGCCGGGGCCAGTAAGCGCGCCGCCGCCGAGGCCGGCATCCCCCGTGTGGTCAGCGCCCGGGAGGCCGACGATCTGCTCCGCGCTGCCGAACAGTTCGTCACGGTGGTGGAGACCGCGCTCGGCGTGGCCCACCAACCGGCCCTGGACGGCCTCGCCGCATGA
- a CDS encoding carotenoid biosynthesis protein, producing MTRRISWTLLAVLVLAQICYPLTTGATRAGLTVATVVLGWLLSVGHALLSRGPRVAAALVAVATGGGFAIEAIGVATGVPFGSYDYSGELGPKLAGVPLIIPLAWTWMAWPAWLAAVRLTGGTGSPVGSGSPVGRWVGRIALATVGLAAWDLFLDPQMVAEGYWVWRDATPALPGLPGIPVSNYLGWLLFAVLMMSALRPLAGPAAEHTDRRDHPMIALYLWTYFSSILAHAVFLDLPASALWGAAGMSVTAVPLAVALLRARRGRDSVRADHQPHRPGVDATR from the coding sequence ATGACCCGGCGGATCTCCTGGACGCTGCTCGCCGTCCTGGTGCTCGCCCAGATCTGCTACCCGCTCACCACCGGCGCCACCCGGGCCGGGCTCACCGTGGCCACCGTCGTTCTCGGTTGGCTGCTCTCGGTCGGCCACGCGCTGCTCAGCCGGGGTCCGCGCGTCGCGGCGGCGCTGGTCGCGGTGGCCACCGGCGGCGGGTTCGCGATCGAGGCGATCGGGGTGGCCACCGGTGTGCCGTTCGGCAGCTACGACTACTCCGGCGAGCTGGGCCCCAAGCTGGCCGGAGTGCCGCTGATCATTCCGCTGGCCTGGACCTGGATGGCCTGGCCGGCCTGGCTGGCGGCGGTCCGGCTGACCGGCGGCACCGGCTCGCCGGTCGGCAGCGGGTCACCGGTCGGTCGATGGGTGGGGAGGATCGCGCTGGCCACGGTGGGGCTGGCCGCCTGGGACCTCTTCCTCGATCCGCAGATGGTGGCTGAGGGCTACTGGGTCTGGCGGGACGCCACCCCGGCGTTGCCCGGCCTGCCCGGCATCCCGGTCAGCAACTATCTGGGCTGGCTGCTCTTCGCGGTGCTGATGATGAGCGCGCTGCGCCCGCTGGCCGGGCCGGCCGCCGAGCACACCGATCGGCGGGACCACCCGATGATCGCGCTCTACCTGTGGACGTACTTCTCCAGCATCCTGGCCCACGCGGTCTTCCTCGACCTACCCGCCTCGGCGCTCTGGGGCGCGGCCGGCATGTCGGTGACCGCCGTGCCGCTGGCGGTGGCCCTGCTGCGTGCCCGCCGGGGCCGTGACTCCGTTCGGGCGGACCACCAGCCGCACCGCCCCGGCGTCGACGCGACCCGATGA